The DNA segment GGGTGTAGGCTGTAGAAATTGATTGAAATACAGTTCATTCCCATTATTTGTCGTAGTTGTGTTCTATAATGTCATCATGAAAAGTGCACTAGCAAATTACTGAACCACTGTTCTTAGGAGCTACAGAGTTCCATTCCAGCCAGCCTCTGCTCACAACATTTCATCAACCGATCAATACATAGCTTTGTattgtgtgtgtttctgcttaAAGACACCTTACTCGAgcccagtgttgtgacacagcaggttaaggtgccccctatgatactggcatcccatatcagagtgccaattcaagtcctgactgctccattgccaatccagctccctgctaatgtacctgggaaagcagtggaagatggcccaagtacttggagccctgcacccatgtgggagacccagttggagtttcctgctcctggcttcagcttggcccagacccagcttctacaaccatttgggggagtgaattagcagatggaagaaatctctctctctctctctctctctctggcccctaccctctctctctccctctctccttttctctctgtcactctgcctttcaaataaataaaataaaaatatttttcaatttaagactttctttaaaaaaagatttatttatttgaaaggcaatgatacaaagagagaaggagagtgaaagtgagagcaagagagaaagagagaacgagagagagaaatcttccattttactacccaaatggctgcaatggccgggactgggcaaggctgatgccaggaaccaagagcttcatccaggtgggttcagggacccaagtacttggaccatcttccactgctttcacaggcacattagtggggagctggattggaagtggagcagccaggactcgaacctgcacatATATggtatgtcagcactgcaggcagagacttaatcttctatgccacagtgccagccccaacttttatttttttaatttttagtttttaacagattcattatagttcatagatataattctaagaatataatgatagtttctttctttttcttttttgttttccagataacatattttatatttatactacagtaaaaaggcttaatgcttcaccaaataagaagtttaacaagtaaaaagcaaagacCTTAGTTTAATGGGAAGATAGACAACAGCCTATAAGTGCAGGGGACTCCACAGTGGACAAAATATACATAGGTCCACCTTATTGGATGTGACATTCGGGTAGGTAGAGACAAACAGTGAAAATGAAGATATATAATACATCAGTGGTGAAAAGCTCCCTATAATAAAGTAATGGAGAGTAGGAGTATGGCAAGCGATGAGGGGAGCCCTTTTTTGGAAAGGATGGTAAAGAAGATTGCATGGCATATGCATCCAAGCATTATCCTAACTGGCATGCCAAACACCCAGCCTTGGATTTATTTTGGAGGAGAGTttggtagtttttttaaaagatttattttatttatttgaaagacagagttacagagaaaagtagagagagagagagaggtcttccatctgctggttcactccccagatgaccgcaacagctggagttgcgccaatccgaagccaggagccaggagattcttccaggtctcccacatgggtgcaggggcccaagcacttgggccatcttctactgctttcccaggccatagcagagagctggatcggaaaaggagcagccaggactagaaccggcgctcatatgggatgctggcgcttcaggccatggctttaacctggtgtgccacagcgccagccccgagattGGTAGTTTTAATCAAGATTAAAATGGGTTTATCCTTAATCCCAACAAGTGCACTTCTATAACTTTATTCTCTAGGTATGATCTCCTGTATGTGCAAAAATATATGTACAAAGAAGCTCAAtgttgcagtttttaaaaataaaaaatggcaaCAATTAATTTATCCAATGACAAAAACGGTTAAGTACTATATTTTTTAGTTAGcctggtgttccaggctcctgttcaAAAGACCGAGCAcgtaataattattttgaaaaagatttgtttatttgtttgaaaggcagagttagagagagagaccgagggggagagagagagagagagagatatctcatcctctggttcactttccaaatggctacatcagccagggctggaccaggtggaagctaggagtcaggagcgtcattggagtctcccacattggaggtaggggcccaagcacttggaccatcttccattgttttcccaggcacatcagcatggagctggaatagaagtagagcagctgggactcaaactggtgcccatgggggACATCGACACTGCAgtcagtggttttacccactacgcctcagcgccagcctcaataataattttttagaaccttacaattttcattttatttgaaaggcagaaagacagaacttccacccactggttcactccccaaatgcccgaaaCAGGGAGGGCctagccaggcagaagccaggagttgagaattcaatccagatcttccatgtgagtggcaatacttgagccatcattggctgcctcaatgggtatgcattaacaggaagctggattggaactggggaagagagggcagagcagggactcaatccaggtaccCAATATGTGACATGGATGTCTTAAGCAGGGACTTAAACCCTATGCCATATGTCTgccttaaataataattttaatggaTGTTTATGCATCAGGTACTATGCTACATGTTTTTTTAAGggagcctttttctttttttaaaaaatttatttgacagagttagacagtgagagagacagagagaaaggtctttcttctgttgattcaccccccaaatggccgctacagccgaagctatgctgatccgaagccaggagccgggtgcttcctcctggtctcccatgcaagtgcaggggcccaagcacttgggccatcctccactgccctcccaggtcacagcagagagctggactggaagaggagcaactgggactagaaccggcgcccatatgggatgctagtgccacaggtggaggattaaacaagtgagccacggtgctggcccctatgctAAGTGTTTTATATCTCATCTCAGTTAAATTAATGTTAACTACCCATAATAATTTCTGCTCCCTATTCATTCACTCAATCATGTGACAATTATTTTTGAGGAACCTACTAGGTACCAGTTCTGCTTACTTAATCCATAAAAATGGACTCAATCTCACCCCACAAGTCATTTCTAAGCTCTTTCATATTACAGTCCCCTGATGTAAACTAgagccctggggccggcactgtggtgtagtgggtaaagccaccgcctggaatgccggcatcccatatgggcaccggttccagtcccagctgtatcACTTCCTATCccgctatctgctatggcctgggaaagcagtagaagatggctcaagtccttgggcccctgcacccatgcgggagacctggaagaagctcctggctcctggcttcagatctgcacagctctggctgtgtggccatctggggagtgaaccagcagatggaagacctctctctctctctctctttctctgcctctgcctctcaaataaagaaataaaactttaaagaaccTAGAGCCCGTGCTCTCAGATAAATACTCATAAaaatgggggtggagggagataTCAGCCCACCCTTCTGAAACTCCAGTAATTCTCTGGAGCCTAGAGCAGGTTTGAGAGCTCTGTTCTGGAGTAACAGTGAAAGGACACACAAAAACCAGAGTGGAAAGTGAGGGCCGGGCAGAGGCCTTGGCAGGTTAGCGTCTTTAAAGTGCTGCTTAAGTGCAGATTTTGCTGCCAGGATACTAAGACGCCAGGAGGCGGAGTTACTAAATGTGCAATCTGAGCCATACACTCCCTTTCCTCCAAACTATGTTCTTTTCTCTTCATCTCCTTCCCCCATTTCCCAGGTCTGGACAGCCTGTCTCTCTGTTCCCCTCTTCAACTTCAGGTACTTACAAGGCCAAGTGGTGATGACCCCAGCCTTCTGTTCGAGTGTCTGAGGAGCCTCATCTTCAGCTTGGGTGTGGGGTTTGCCTTGAGTGATAGTCTCCTTTTTTCCCCCTCGCCCATGGACATTTCCATGGAAATGGTCAAATGGGCTACAAGGATAAGCACCCGAGAAGCCACTAAATGCTCACTTTCAATATTTAGCAGTGTTTCAGTTCAATGAAGGACTGGCAATGAAGACCTTGAGTCAATTCTGGTTCTCTAGCAAGAAGATACTGAGTTGGAGGTAAGGATAAAAGAGGCTTAATATGGGGATTGGctttattaaaagataaagagGGAGGAATAAGGGTGGTGTGGCCAAATCTTCAGATCCTGATGTGTATCTGACACTTGttaaagaaaaaggcaaaagcaGAATTAGGCAGACTGTGACATAGTTCTAGAAGGGTCTCAGTCCATGAGAGAGCTGTAGAGCAAGATGGCCCATGAGTGAAGCCCTGCACTGGATTGAAATGGGCAGGCCTTAGCAACTTTGTAGTACTTAGTCATTGACTAGAGGCTGCCCCCAAAGATCATGGCCTTAGTTCAAAAACTGCAGCAGATCCTGCAGCTGCTGTATCTGCAGGGTCTCAGCTAACTGCTCTCCTTTTAGTTGGAAGGTAAGTTCTTTCTTGAAGGGAGAAGTCCATAGCTGCCACAACCTCTAACCTTTTCTGGCTCCCAAGAGAAATACCCAAGCATTGCTATATCACCTTGTGATGTTTCTAAGACTGGGTTTGCAACATGGATTGTTCCTCCTGACCTACAAGGAGTGGACGTGATACATGCTCCCATTCTGTTATGGTGTTTTTCCTATAGACATTAGCCCAAGCTTCACtctgttttacacacacacacacacacacacacacacacagtcttcaaatctgctggttcatttcccaaatggctgcaacagccagagctgggtcaggcgaaacctcatccaagtcttccacatggatggcaggggaccaagtactcaTTCCATCTTGTGCTTCTTTCACAGGTgaattaggagagagctggatcagaagtggagcagccaagatgagaactggtgctcataagggatcctggcaccacaagcagaggcgtaagccactgaaccacaatgctggctgcttTCAGACTTTTGAAGCACCTGCATACATATAGCTATGTTTGTCTCTcagagttcatgtgttggaaaattaatccaaaaattgtatttGGAGATAGTGCCTTTCAGAGGGGATTGGATGATGAGGGTTGCTCTCATCAGTGGATGGGTTATCAAGGAAGTGGATTTCTTATAAAAGTGACCTCTCAATGGTATGCTTGTTCTTTCTGTTCATGTGATAGCCTGTGCTGCCTCAGGGTTCTGTGAGTCCCCACCAGCAAGAAAGCCCTCAGCAGATACAGCCCCTCAACTTgggcttctcagcctccagaacagcagtaaatgcatttcttttctttataaattatccagtcttaggtattttgttatagcaacaaaaaatgacacacacacacacacacacacacaatgcctcAAGAGCAAAAATCAAAAGACCTTAAAATAAGCTTGactgacaggcatttggcctagtaagACACCAGTTGAGGTGTTTGCATTCCACATGGAAGTGCCTGGGCTTAATACTCACCtttagcttctgactccagcttcctgcgaatgtagactctgggagccagaagtgatgagtcaagtaattggtttcctgtcACACATGGAGgaaacctgcatggagttctcCCAGTTGTCCTGAGCATTTCAGGAGTAAAACAGGTGAAGGGagagtgcgctctctctctctctctcaaataaataaacaaacatttaaaataaccaGACTTGAGAAAACTTGTCACaaaccaaattttattttttccaagttaGAAAAATATGAACATGTCAAAAATACAGTCTAGCCCATAAAGAGTCATTCCAGCCATTTAAAAGTTTATACAGAGTTTCGAAAAAGCAGTTCACGCATAAGTCTTAAAACACTTCATGAATAACACATAACCATCAGTTCAGTTATTGCTAGTTATATGTAGCTTTTACTTGAGACTGTTCTCCATTAGAGATAGGGTAGTATCTGGACATTCTGATTGTTGCTATTAAAGCTGTGGTTTACAAAAACCCCAAAGTAACCATAAGCTCACTTTGAGTAGACTATAATGTACAAGTTTTGATAAGTCCTACACGAAGGTGTGCTCTAAATTTCAGTTCCACTCCCTtatacttttaaattctattttgtggCTACATTAGAAATATAGCACATATTTTTGGCCAAGAGTAGATGAACTATTGGGTTTAAAATTAAGTGCCTAGAAACATTAACTTTAGTTGCAATGTATAAAACAAAGGGCATCTCTggctttaaaaacatgaaaaattggaaaagatacttaaattttaaccaaaaagcaaagttacagcTTCTTTACAGGCTGAAAAGTAAATGAATCAACTTGGTCTTTTGAAATTTAGCGTGATGaccttcttttctctattttctctttaaaaagataagttagCCACATAACAAACATGTCTTAAAACAGATCTATTTGCCCACTGCCATGTGGAAAAACAAGTCGTAAAATcaaatacttaaattttaaataaattttaaataattacagaaaagatAATGTAGTCGGCAGTATAAAACACTGGCATAAAatcagtcattttgggagtgggTAATATATAGGAGACTTGAGGCCAAAGTTCACATGGAAGACTTAGAAGTTAATAatggcacagagagagagcaatggCTTTGTTTCCAAATTTCCTGCTACCAGGTTAGATTTATTGCTGGTATTTTACtcctcagaatttttaaaaataaactgacacatatatatgcacacacaacacatgaGGCGGAGTGGGAAGACGGTAAAAAACCATTCTTAGACTAAAAGTGATACGATCATTTGGCAAAAATACTTATTAACTCAGGGATTTAAATCCTAAAAACAGGGTACATTTTTAGGAGGTAGAAAACAAGTACCCAAAATTTTATCACTTTGCTACTCCCACCTACTTTTGGCTTCAAACATGGTTTTCCGCATTTCTCATTCCTCATTCTCCCAGTAATGCTATTAGTTCTACTACCATTCATTACCTACATTTATAGACCTACAGCtgccaagaaaaatattttcaagaagttTTACTGTTAAGCCACCAAATGTACCTGATACTCAGGTGTCAACTGAGAACATTTTGTGCCTATTTGGTTAATTTACTTCATAACAAAATATGCCAATGTAAACAAATTATCAGATAAAAGACTAGCAAACAACTTTACATGCAATTCTAATAGAACAGAGTAGCTGTGCAAACCGAAACTTGTGTTATTTTCACTGAACTGATTTGGAAAGTTACATATTAAAACCGCATCACTAGTGTTAACTGAAAACAGCCATGTGTTTTACTACAAAATGTACCTAGTAACCAAAACAAGCCGCATTTCTTCCCTAAGAGTTACATTGTGCTGATATTCCATAGATGATATTATAAAAGAATTCCATTTTTGCGATAGGCTGGGTTCACAGTGACTATGTTAGTACCAAGATCATGTGTTTAATATTACTTTAAGAATGTCATCACTGGAATGTATATAAGGCATGTAAAAATAGCATTAAAGCTCTTAAGGGCAATAATTCAAACTTGCACCAGATAGAAAAGGTGCTGCtaagaataataaaaacaaaactaaaacacaTACTAGTATGTAGTGCTTTTACAAAAAAATGAGTTAACTCACACAAATTCCTGCTGCTGGAACTAATGGGACAAAGATGAATGGACTCTGGCCCCCTTTAACAACTAGCCCAGTCTTGAAAACGGAAGCAATCACTGGCAATTTTCCACACTGTACTGGTGGGAGTGGAATGAGCGGTCAGCAGGAAGTTTTGGTTGAAGAAGTGTTGCTTGTTTCCATCGAACTTCACAGTTCCACTGGTCACAACAAGAACTGTTGTCTGGGACTGGGTAGCTTGCTCTTCATTCACAAACGAAAAAAGAGAAGAGGTCAGTTTTATTTCTAGAAAAGCAAATTTCAAAGCTGTGTGGTTTATGATGTAATGATTAAAAATTTCACAGATTTTCTTTACATTGAGCCTAACTGTAAATCTGCATactcaaaaccaaaaattaaatacaaatttcaaagacACTGAAATTATTTTCGGGCCAGAATGATCTGAGGTACTCTAAAGTTTCAAAATAAAGAGCTTGTATTCAGCACAGGACCACTTGCTTCctgtatatattaatatttcattagGTTTCTAACAtggctaatattttgtttcttcagCTATTGCTATTTTATAGaactttataggaaaaaaaacacattacCCTAAACCACTAGAAGGGGCCTTTAAAAGCATTTATGGTAAttttgcattatgaaaaaactacagatgattataaaattttttgcactgagataaaattatcttttaatttcatttttcaatgagGTAGTTGAAGTCCCTCATACTTAAGACACTTAGGACTCCACCTAGAGGTTAATATTATAAACTGCATCAGTCTATGTTGAATCAAATTCGATCCTGCCAAAACTTTCATATAATAGTAAATTTCTGTAAAACTTAAATAAGTTGTAAGATACTGAAAGACATTAATCACATATGTAATAAGTCTTCTCTGGAGACATGTTAAGGCTCAGTAGGCAGATATCTTGAGGGAAAATAGATAATCTCTCTTCTTCATGAACAAAAATCACATTTACCTTCAACTTCTCATATGACTTTTTAAAGCCATAATCACATAATCCACGAAAACCTATTAGTAGGTTTCTAAAGTAAGAAGCttttaaggggccggtgctttggcgtagcaggtaaagccgctgcctggagtgctggcatcccatgtgggcgctggttcaagacccggctgctccacttctgatccagctctctgctatggcctgggaaagcagtagaagatggcccaagtccttgggtccctgcacctgcatgggagacccagaagaagctcctggctccaaattggtccaaacccagctgttgcagccatctggggagtgaaccagcagatggaagacctctctctctgtctctgcctctcggtaactctgtctttcaaataaatacatttttttaaaaaaattaagaagcttttaaaagaaaatcaaaagtcTGGACAGCCAAatcttttctaatatttaagtTGCCCAAAAAGGTAAATACTTCTACCACTCCAGTTGTTTGCTGCTTCTGATGTAAAAGCTCAGTGGTCATCAAAGGCAAACAAAGGAAATACCTTAAAAGATCTTGATCTTACCATGAACTGGCTGGCAATCCAACATGTTGACTTGAAACTCACTGGATGGCAACATCTCAAAAAAATTACTCAGAGAATCCAGCCCGGTCACAACATTTCCATTCCAAATTAAAGTGGCCTTGTCTAGGTACAGCCTGGTAAGTgcctaaaaagaaagaaaagtctaaaAATATGCAGAGTTTTGTTTCCAGGTAAAGTATAgtatataaatggattaaaaattacATGAACGTTAAATTTCTAAAAGCTTTAGGTGAgtgggggagaggcaggaagaaagggagagaaactggcaaggagagaagagggagggtgtGAGAGACATGCAATtccctggctcacttcccaaatgccttgaAGGTAGTGCGTGTGTATGGCAGGATGAGGGGGTGTGGAGAATCTCACAGAAAGTCCCCAAAATAGAATCACAGATCACTGCTTACCTGATTAGCAAAAGGAGGtgaactgtggaaactccacagtaaaatatTGAGTCAAAAATTACTCCAACCACAAAATGAAAGTAGAGTGGAGTCACTCATGATAAGCCAGGAGCTGATGTTAGGCCTAACGCCTGCTACGGAGAGGCTCCTAATCATACCAAACAGACACCTCTGGGCAGTCAGGTGACAGTGCGCTGTGGACGATACCCTTCTACCCACACTGACTGGGCTGTTCAAACATAAGCAAGGCGGGAACAGTATTGACTGGGTTATTCAACCACACAACAAGATGGAGGACTGCCAGAAAATGAGGATTAAAAAGGGGAGCCCTTGCACCGCTCTCCACCCTTTTGAGGATCATGGCCTGGTGCGTGTCAACCACTGGGAACGGGAGAAAGAAGAGCGGAGCTGAGACGAGCTGTCACTGAGCTGTCACTGAGGGGAGCTGACCCGAGCAGAAAGAGCTGACCTCCCGAGCCGCAGCTTCCTGAGCTGCACCCGTTCCTGAGCCATTCCAGCCACAGCTTCCTGAGTGGCCTTAGCTGCTGTCCTG comes from the Oryctolagus cuniculus chromosome X, mOryCun1.1, whole genome shotgun sequence genome and includes:
- the NXT2 gene encoding NTF2-related export protein 2 isoform X2, with the protein product MDFKTYVDQACRAAEEFVNIYYETMDKRRRALTRLYLDKATLIWNGNVVTGLDSLSNFFEMLPSSEFQVNMLDCQPVHEQATQSQTTVLVVTSGTVKFDGNKQHFFNQNFLLTAHSTPTSTVWKIASDCFRFQDWASC
- the NXT2 gene encoding NTF2-related export protein 2 isoform X3; its protein translation is MDKRRRALTRLYLDKATLIWNGNVVTGLDSLSNFFEMLPSSEFQVNMLDCQPVHEQATQSQTTVLVVTSGTVKFDGNKQHFFNQNFLLTAHSTPTSTVWKIASDCFRFQDWASC
- the NXT2 gene encoding NTF2-related export protein 2 isoform X1; the encoded protein is MRKFRRDWSQEDYERRQGRSDYRHEEPQTSYSYRGGHRREEVVTPPLDQSASGSSMATSVDFKTYVDQACRAAEEFVNIYYETMDKRRRALTRLYLDKATLIWNGNVVTGLDSLSNFFEMLPSSEFQVNMLDCQPVHEQATQSQTTVLVVTSGTVKFDGNKQHFFNQNFLLTAHSTPTSTVWKIASDCFRFQDWASC